The sequence GAGTCGCTAGTTaactcaggttttttttatattttttttctcaattatgtccttcaatatttaattgatttggaattaggctttgtgtttttataagttgattttttttttctcaattatatcattcaatatttagttgatttggaattaaactttgtgtttttatttacgttttgttttttatgaggttatctttaTCTCACTACCTAGGTTATAAGTTTCGCAGGTTCACTTACGTTgacttatatttttcaatttcattatttaacattgatttaattgagaattgagttttatatttggttttgatttgttttttctaagattattttgatatcatgatCTGAGTTTTTGATTTAATAGGTTAAGCCGAATTAATCTGGattgattcaatatatttttaccataatatattttcttaaaatatgtaggtttaaaattttttttagtcaaactataattttaacctCGGTGGAAATTGCCTTTGAACCCTTTTGAAGCATAAACACATGGATATGGCACCCCTCTCCCTTGCTCGGCTTGGTGGTTGGGACCGTCAGTTCTAAGTggttgtttggtagtgtggttgtGGGTGAGGTTCACTCGCAGCCACACATCTTGATGTTTggtaaaccaaacaaaattatttttgcttgTTAGGGCCCACATCATTTCTGCTGGCCAGCCGCAGGAattgagaagcagcattttaGTGGATACGcacgagaagcagcaaaatgctgcttctcaatTCCCGCGGTTGGGCAGCAGAAATGATGTGGGCCCTAACAAGCAAAActgattttgtttggtttacCAAACatcagtggagccatgctccattgtcaccatgtcttcttcttcttcttcttctttttaagtaagaaaagtttatttatttattttttgaaaaaccagtgAGCAAAGTTTattcccccccaaaaaaaaaaccagtgcaATTAATCgtgaacaatatatatatatatattttttaaaaattagtttaaggtgaattaaatttactcgtactataatctcaattttattcatgataatattttacctaattttattgcacgctcaaaaaatcatggaaattgtagttcttgtcgaataacttttgtacgtaatgaaattgtaatttttttttaaaaaaattgtgttttactcgaaaaactagtatttaatattatttaataacactacataaattagaaagatatcgcatgatgacgtagcatttatgcaatttgatcgcaattctaataataaatatatcacaatctttattatttaataacactatataaatttaaaaaatcagtttttgttgttgcgtgcttaagaaaccataaaaaatatagtccttatttgatagatttcgtatgtaatgacattacatatagtttaatggaataataaaaaatatttgatattaatattatttatttcatgatgtaataacaatagttaaatctataaatttaaattaaaatcattaatatacatatattaattattttataacctcaatttgaaaattatttttttaaccaaacatattaaactactttttgttcaacctcaatttcaatcacagttttaaccaaacatatattttttcaaatcaaactcaactaaaagtactttttataaaacaacttttttaaaatcacaaccacaacaataatcacaatactaaatacaccaacttgtttattttaagCGTGTACGGTGGCGGTCCTCACGACCGGCGTCAGAGACAACACACGTGGATAAAAACAAAGTGCCTTTCACTCGTATTTTGTCCATGTCCTCTTTGCTTTTCTTCCAAATCAAGCAATGCCCCCATGATTTAAAGTATGAAAAGCTAAGACTCCAAAAGCATCTCGAGAGCGATACCCTAAATAAAATGTCAGTTGGTCCCAGTAGCAACTTCCATGATTTAGGTCGTTGGAAATGGATCGATTTgcatttttgaagaaaataggGACCGAATTGAACTTTTCTATAAATCTCAAGCAACCTTATTGTCGGGATTCTCGCCGTTCGGTCACCGTCAAGGTGATTTGGGGGCAGGAATCACGGCGAACGAGTGATTAAAAAGCCAATGCATGGAGACAGAATTTCTCAAAATAGTTCAACTCGGTACTCATATTTTTAGAAGGTTCAGATTTAGCACTTCTCTAACCGCTTATTTGATGATAATTGTTGACCGTGACCAATTGACCTATTTTATTGATTCCTGTATCAATTGACTCGGAGACAGGGATAAGATGTAGACAGGGTcaagatctctctctctctctcacacacacagcacacacacacacacacaataaacttctattttttttatttttaaaaaataataaatatctattttttattttaaaaaatattaaattaatacttttttagattttttttagcatttattttgGCATTTTGCTCGACCCAACTTTTACAAAGACCTGTTGGTAACCGACttataagactttttttttttcctttaagtaaactgataatgataaaatatactaaaataaactttccatggaaaaaaaaaaaaaaagaatatcactCGCACTTCCTTTTCTTGAAAGCAATAAAGCAGAGAAAGGATAATAGAGAATGAAACTAGATAAGAAGATAGAGAATTgcacttttgtttttgtataaagaggagaaaaaaggcGTTAACAGGGAAAATCTTATCTTTGCATAAAGTCTGGGATtggtttaaattattaaatattgttgAAATAAATCAGGAAGTAATTAGTAAACATCTGTGTGCTAACTCTTATAATTCTGCcaggagaatttttttttttttcagaatgaaggtagattgaaattgaaagcttgaaagaaagaaacccaccttcctttttttcacccatttaaaaaattaatatttcttcacaAACTTTGGTTGATGATGTTTAATTTAACTAGCACTAATTTGCATGaacatgtaagaaaaaataaaggttataagttaaatatatttagaagtaccaacaaattaattaatgatatattttatttgtacgCTAAACGGGATGGAGCCGTTGGTGTGCGTGGTCACCGAATCATGAATTTGCCAGTTTTGATTGTCGGCATTGaactgtgagcgtcgtgtgaaccgcttagacgtcacgtgctcaatATATTTTGTCTATATATCCCCAGATATAAATGGTGGTTTGAATTCCCGCCAAACTGCCATCTTTCCAGCTTTCTAGACcgttattatttgaaaaaaatccatgtcattacattgtttcttcttttcaaaATTCTATGTATTTCGTTGGCGACTCGATCGGTATATATCGCCAACGACAAAGGTCTGTTAGTATAGATcgacaaaaatagagaaaaaatacaTCGGTAAAAATTACCGGCAAAATAATTCCGTTGATAAATTCGTTAGTTTTCGCCCATTTTATGGCAgtgttattaatatttatttgtaatacTTTATTACTTATCACttgatataaacaaaataaatgcaaTAAATCACTTATAATTTTAAGTAATCTCACCACTTATAATCATGGTtaacaaacttgaaaaaaaagaaagaaataatatcTTTCTGTAAAATACTAGAAATCATACTCTAGAATAAAAGAGAAATAGAGTTAAAGAAAGCCGTAAGAAAAGTAAGAATGCAAAAGAGCTACTGCAAAGCTCACGTAATAAATGAGTCAAGAAAGccgtaaagaaaaagaagaatgcaAAAGAGCTACTGCAAAGCTCACGTAACAAGTAAAtttttttgggataaaaaagagattaagaaaaaaaaaatttactctaaAAAACCACCTAATTCTTAGCTTTTGTGCTAGCTTATCAGTTaatcacaattttttattagctattgtatttttttttagttcaccCAATTCTATTTaggtttatttgaaaatacattaatatttttttagtgtttttgaattgttttaatatgttaatatcaaaaatattttttttttttaaaaatattatcttaatatatttttaaaataaaaaatactttaaatcattACTGTtatcataataccaaacaaatCTTTAATGCTGATTGTCCGCTTCTACTTGAGTTTTATTAATGCAATTatcattttctatatatataaagaaaagctTCCTAGGATACtctacgtgttttttttttttattattttggggTGGTGGGAGAGAGATTTTGGTGTCTAGCTACCAACCAACCAATGTAAAAtgtctattaaaataaaataaaaaccaaaacaggAAGTAAGAAAAAGACAAGTCCTTACCATGTCGTTAATAATTTGTTCGGGCGTGCAttacgagttatttttttaaaatattttttatttaaaaatatattagaataatattatatatatatatatatattaatagatataaaaaattaatttaaaatttaaaattaaaataatatttaaaaacatggttCAACTGAAGTGTTAAAATAAACCTCAAGCTAGATGGCTGTCGGGCAGGCGCGCGCCAGTATTATCTCTCCCTCACCCTCCCAACTCCCGTTTTCTCAAACTAAACAAGCAAAACGCTGGTGAGGTTGACCTGTTATTTTAATTCCAATCTCCCGTACGCagcaacaattaaataaataaaaagtaaaaaacccATTCGTTGTTGAGTGCTACTGCTATCTATCTTGTCTAACCTCAACAAGAAATCCAGACTCTGGTTAGTGTTCTTTATTTCCTAGCTTCTCTCAATTTGATCACTTCTTTTATGGCTTTACTGCCTGTTGAAGTTTTTGCTAACTAGTAGCGGTAttagatttctttcttttcaattggGCTACTCTTTGACTTGTAATTACTGCTCCTTTTGTTGAATGCTTGTTTGGGAGATTTGTGTTTATCTCTAAATATATGTTAACCGGGTGTACTCAAGTTTGAGAAATGAATTTTAATGGCATTTACCTGCAAGAAAATTGAGGATTCATGGCTGATACTGTGAGAGATGCCATTTTTTGGATGATACAGATTCTTAGCTGACTTTACTACTGATCTTCTATCAACTGGGTtgagttctttctttttccttttcttacaGGCATATGCTTCTTTCATTTTTGCTCTTGTGCTTGGATTGTTGCTCCTGAACTTGGAATAAGACTCAACTTTATTCCTTTTTAGTAGGGATGTGCTTGTTTTGTGACAAGTAGTCGCCTCCCCTTTCGAACAATTTATCCACAAGTCTTTATGATGCTCTTACTTGTAACTGAATTATTGtggctttgttttttgttattacgTGCtagttgaatttgttttgaagtatcctttttgctaattttttttttttactataatttgtaTTTCTCTTGAAGATTGCAATCATGCCTGAGAAAATAACAGCGGAAAAATTTATCAACAATCTAGTAGAAACTTTTGCTGATACTGTTCCAAAGAAGAAATCCGTATCattttttgaggaagaaaacaaATCTGTCACTTCTCGTATCAATCGTCTATTTGGGCGACAGAAGCCTATCCACCATCTTTTGGGAGGTGGAAAATGTAGGGCCGGCTCTCCCTGTTTCTCTGCATTTGTGTTCAATAAATCCTTATTGCTTTGGTGCTCGATTTCTCACTTTCACCATGAATCATGCAGCTGCCGATGTTCTCTTATGGAGGAACAAGAAGATCTCAGCTGGTGTTTTAATTGGGGCAACAGCCATCTGGGTGCTCTTTGAATGGCTTAATTACAATTTCTTGTCTCTTGTATGCTATGCTGTGGTTCTCGGTATGCTTGCTCAATTTGTTTGGACAAATGCTTCAGGCCTAATCAACAGGTAAGTTGAGTGTTTTCTCATCTTGCTGCTTGTTGTGTTCATGCCAGTAATACAtgattataatttatgtttcataatgatttttctttgtcaCAGGGCTCCATCTCAGGTCCCCCGCCTTGTACTACCTAAAGATATATTTGTCAGCATCGGCAGATCAATTGGTTCTGAGGTTAACCGTGATTTGCAGTTTCTTCAGGATGTGTCATGTGGAGGAAACTTGAAAAAGTTTCTTGTGGTAGGTCttaactgtgttttttttagtgataatGTTTCCTTCAGCGCATATTGCAAACCAAACAACAGTTCTTGATTCTTCAACCATCTAAACTTTTCTAGCACATATTgttaaaatattcattacaaatccATGCTTTACAAATACATAGAGATGGATTCTGTTTATGTTTCAGGCTCCACTGTTTCATAACACTGTCAGGGATTTGGGATGTCAATCAATAACCAGGAGATGTGTTCTAACTGTTATGAACTCTAGAACATGGCTTAAAAGCTTTTCTGCAATTGccttttggattttaaattcaaagagaATCTTCATCCGATTCCTTATATGCTGTAAACTGAATGGCTGTCAGTAATTAATGTCACTTTATTCATTTGCTAGGTAAATCAAAAAACATTCCTAGGAAAGTTTGGGAATGTTCTCACTGTGAACCTTCTTGCAAGAAACAAggaatttaaaatcttaatgcAGATGGTGATGTGAATCTGGAAGTATGTGGTATAATTTCAGTGGTTTTTCAAATCCAAACAATCTGTTATGCTGATCATCATTTGGAATATTTTGTTAACATTTTCCATCAAGCCAGCATTTGCCCtccaaattatttatataaccATCCCATCACATGTTTGCCAGAAATTCCAAAACAGAGGATTAGTTAAGGTTTTGATTGCTTTACttaacacctattttttttcaatcacatTCTCCATTCTTTATTTTAGGTGATACTCCCTTATGTGATGATgcatttaacaaaatatatagtcttttttcaatttatattttgtagttGCCAGTTCCTCAGATTAGTTCTGGAGATCCTTATTTGAAGATATTCTTTGTGATTAAAATAGTACTCTACCAGCATTATGACTTCAAGTgggaaaaaatgcatttttttgcaaaaattctGGTCAAATCGTGGAAAGGACATGGAACTGTGTGATCCGAAGGATATGGTTTACTAAGTTGCGATAGATCAATGAtgattgaataataattttattatgcacCTGCCATTCTAATAAGAGGATTTATTGGTTCACGCAAAATCCTTGCAGGTTGTAGCAAGCTTGTTGGTTGCTGCAATTATTGGGAGCTGGTGCAACTTTCTAACTGTTATATATATTGGTGAGTTTCCAATTGCCATCTACTGATGACGATTCCAAGCTCTGCAGTTGTGATCAATGTTGAATTTTGtgtcatttttcatttaaatgtttATATTCCTTAAATTAAAAGGGTACAAGACAAGCTATACAATCATATAATCATCTCTGCTGCCCAGGacaaatatttctttaaatacaCAGGgggaataaagaaagaaagctgTTTGATAACTTTCGCATGCTTTTGTCCATAACAGGGCTTAATCTGATTTCGGTTTCCCCTTTTCAGTTTATCTTGTgtattttactttcttttcttcacaaatAGCAGATGATGGATGAGTTTTGTGATATGTATGATTTTGAAAACTCTGTTGTTCTTCGCAAGGTTTTGTCGCTGCCCATACATTGCCAGTCCTGTATGAGAGATATGATGATGAAGTTGACGACTTTGTGCACATGGCGGTGGATCAGCTCCAATACAACTACCGGAAGCTTGATGCCGGATTCCTCAGCAAGATCCCCAAAGGAAAGTTCAAGGGAAAGAAGTATGAATAGATTCACTTAGTGATGTATCAGTGAATTTGGTAGCTGTCCTGGCAAATTTACGTGCTGGATATCGAGCAAATCATTTATGTAGTATGCCATGTTATTAACTTAAATCTGCCAGAGAATGTTGTAATGGTCAGCCTGTGAATTCATGATGTTTTGAAGGAGTATAATTTGGCCAAGCTGATACCAGAAGCACCCAAGCTTAGACagaggtttttttgtttttggggaAAATTAAATATGAAGTCGAAGGCACTGAAAACAAAGAACTTGAGGAAAACAGGGGCTTCATGGCACTATTTTGGTggatacaaatacaaaaatgtgtGCTGTTCTATATTCTAGCTAAATTTACATTTAGTTAAGAAAATGCAGGAAACTAATTCAAATCACTGTTATGAAACCTGTATCAGTCTAGCGTCTACCTACCCGGTAAGTAAATTTGaaatgttgggttttttttttttaaaataaaataaaaggaattaatcTTGTGATTTGGTAAAAATTGAAGGTGACTGGTTAAaatatgttgaatttttttaataaaaaaaacaatgttttaacttttttaatttaactcaaaTTAACACTAAGTCTTAACTCGAGATATgtaaatcatatataaattatgttcaataactattatttaaatcatataCTTGCAAGATTGTGTAACTATAGTTATGTATCCAATATATAAAAGGATGCATTTATTGGCGCAGCATTTTTGAAGTTAAATGTCAAAAAAGTACTTAATTATACCATTTTTTTCTCGATATCTCGTAAAATCGAGAGTAAATTATTCGGAAACCCCTGTGTTTAGGTTTCATCACCCTTTACTCTATGTAACTTGGTTGCGCCAGCACACCATCCTTTTATTGCAGTTTTGCCCTTGCCATCTTCAGATATTCACGTAAGCTTTAAATACAATTTGGTCCTTATACTTACAAATATGCAATTAGGAccttaattaacaaaaaaacactccCTATTAGTTAGTATCCCCAAAAACAGCTGCACGAAGTGCCCAAGTAGGAACGAGAAATACTCATTCtagtataaaaacaataatagaacTTATAATTCCACTTTCTAATAGtatagattaataaaaattttgagaCTGATGGAACAATATTTAGATATCTTTAAGTTGTTGACTTTgatgataaatgaatttatttcttagattaatattttaggtTCGAATTCAAAGATAATCAGCATGTACATACGaaatacatcaaacaaaaaatatttttagcatgaaaatattatcaggacagtaaaaaagcataaaattaaaaacgcAAAATTCAAGTGGGCCCAGTGAAAATAAAGtgcttttttctttatgtttttcatgAAATTAGTTCTACATTAGTGGTTTGGCTTGGAACTCATTGGTGATTAGTCAAACACTTGCATTTAAAAATCTTCCTAATTTAGTATTTCGACATACACACTCACAAGCGAGGCGCAGATAATATTATACTTGGGATGGCAAAGGAGCTTCAGTCTTCTGTCTGGTTTTTCTCTCCTATCGATCCCGGTGACTCTTGCTTCCCGTATGTGCTATATCCAGTTCCTTCGATGTTTTCTTAGGCAGTACGCCCTCCCCTTTTCTTTCCATGGATTTGCTCATGCTTCTCTTCTGGCTTACATGATTTAGTTGTCTCTGCTGCCGCCGCTTTTGCTGTGGTAACTTCAATTCACATACTCTTTTTCGCCAGTTTGGCTTCCgaattgttgttttatttacgATGATCTATTGgcttatcaaatatatatatcacacacacacacacacacacacacacacacggggTTCAAATCAAACTATAGCTGATGATCGCCAAGGTAAGAATTTCGGCCCCTGCCGGAAAATATGGAATAAAGATCAAACATTTTGGTGAGTAGTCGTCACTAGCTGCTAACGGACTCCGTTGATCGATCAGTAGATACGAGGACTTTTTAGCATGAACAGTCCAAGCTCCTCTGGGGCCAAGAGTTCTGATATTCCTAGCCAGCTTGGCAGAAGAAAACACGAGACCATGGAACTTCAGAGCGTGCCATGACTACTGTCTACCACGTGCCGATCGTGAAAGACATGAGTCGAACTCAGGTAATAGGGTCCTAGATGCCATTTAGGCAAAATGAATGGAATCCAAGTTAACCAAGTCACTCCTTTTTCGCTTTGCAGGATATGAAAGGGAAAGGGCAAAGAAAAGGAGGACGAGTTAACGAGTGCATTTCTTGATGATGGTGGCACCATTCCAAGCTATAAATAGGACAGTACACTGTGCACTAGCTTTACAGGTCGCaaaatttcttcttccttttttttttccctagcaTTAGCAAATTGCCTTTGGTTCTTTCTTCAATATCTCTTCAATGGTGATTGTTGATGGCAAGAAACCTGGGGTTTTCAAGCTGGTTACCCCCCTAAACCAGTTTGTTATCAGCCCCTATGCTTGTGAACAACGTGAGGGGGATGACGACGATGACGATGATGGCGTGGATGTAGCACCTGCTGCATAATTACCTACCTATATAATTGGGATCATGGATATGAGAGGCCTTTTGAGCTCATTGGTGAGGAAAATCTGAGGTATTTTAGGATGTgcattttatatatgtatatgcaCATGCTGAGTTTAGCTTTGTACTGGTATCAAATGCAGAATAGTAACATTGCTGTACTAATTATTTTAAGGaaattaataacattataatCAGCTTTATATTATTACATATATTACTATGTTATCTCTCCCCCACTCGCTCTCTCCCccctctctcacacacacacactgtgATCAGCATAGAATCCATGAAGATGTTTCCTTATATAGCTAGCTTGCCCAGGGGATGAACTACTGATCATATATTTATGTTCTTCCATTGTCCTAAAAACCAGGGCTTTGTTTTTCAAGCAAGAAAATAAACCCTGTGAAAATTGGAAAACTAGGGTTCTTTTGGAATTAATGGTGGGAGACTGGAGACGTCCTACACTTGGCTACTGGAGGAAGCCTAAACTTCTACTCCACCATTATCTCCAAAGTAAATTTTCATGTTGATGAGCACACGTTGTTGCGAGAAAAGACAGCTTTACATTTTCTTGGCTTCATTATTTTTGCAGCAGCAAATACTTCTCATGGGTGCTATATTGTGAATGATTGATGTTATCTAAGAAGGAGGCATTCTGGCTCACTGATTATTTTTGcgctatatatatatgagaatgGACGATATATATGTTTGTGTATGTCGTTGATGTGTGGCCTACTCATTTGCCAACATGAAATCAATCAAATGGAAATTGTTACATGGTGATGCATTGGTTCAGGATTTACACTCACGAGGCATAACATGATACAAGGCTCACAAAACATTCAAGCCTAATGCTCGAATAAGTCATGAAGCTCCTACGAGTATTTAGAGTCGTAGGGCAAATCATCTTTGTTTTGCCAAAGTATATCATGCAATTCATTTCTTCATTGAACTCATAAAGGAAGTGTTAACTCTCTAAAAGCTctgattgatttaatatatccACAACATCTATCTTTAGATAGAATTTAGGGCATCTACAGAGCTTAGTATAACAACATCTTGTGTAGAACAATAGTTCTAATTCCTTAAATTCACAAGCTTGGaccaaacaaacatatttcAACATAGATAGTTCAACCCAAGTAGCATCTAACCACTCTACTTGTTTTTTGTATAGTTTGTACTAATTAAGCATTGAATGCTCACACATTCTCTTAGCATAATTATAACCCATAGAATGATGTTATGACATATTCATACTAGTGGATGCCTTGTGACATCATCCTTTTTCACTTAATAGTGAACCACTCATTTTTAAAGGCTATTATCCTAAATAATGACCTCTAAGATATGTGCTACAATGTTTACCTCCTTGTCTTATTTCTATGGAAGCTGGCGTGACTCATAGCTACATTAATGTCATTAAGTACTGAGTTAAGGgtttcaatttttcaattcatattattttctttttcaaattctaataatctcttttttatatCTTCTTTACAAAACAAACACGCATATACTGATGTGAAAGAATTTGTGGATGCATTTATGGACCAAATAGACAAGGAAGCCCACGATGAAAACTAGACATGCCACATATACAGTCTAATAATAACAAtcataacttttaatttgatcattgaaTCGGGCCTAAGTTCATTCATGTTTGTTATGTTGTAATTGAATACTTAATGTTTATTCCATTGAatgtatacatttttttttaccttgtgaTGAAGTTAGAAAAAACCTTAAATAATTCATTAGGCTTTTCCACAGCTAATAATGGATTTGGTTGTATTTTTATGGTGGGTGTTACCTACAAAGCAAACTCTTTAATGCTTAAGTTAATTTGAGTTTGTTTATTCAAGTGTTAagcaagtaaaatatatttaaagaagaaaaatgaatgcCCATTTCTCTTGTTCTAGATATTGTCTGATCTTGAGGGAAAGACCTCTTATTAAAACTTACAGTAATGGATGTTAATTAATGGGGTAGCCGAAAGGTGATCATCCATTATTGTGGCTTTTTATCTCCTAGCTCGGGGGAGGTGGT is a genomic window of Populus alba chromosome 5, ASM523922v2, whole genome shotgun sequence containing:
- the LOC118061717 gene encoding reticulon-like protein B8 isoform X1 codes for the protein MMLLLIAIMPEKITAEKFINNLVETFADTVPKKKSVSFFEEENKSVTSRINRLFGRQKPIHHLLGGGKSADVLLWRNKKISAGVLIGATAIWVLFEWLNYNFLSLVCYAVVLGMLAQFVWTNASGLINRAPSQVPRLVLPKDIFVSIGRSIGSEVNRDLQFLQDVSCGGNLKKFLVVVASLLVAAIIGSWCNFLTVIYIGFVAAHTLPVLYERYDDEVDDFVHMAVDQLQYNYRKLDAGFLSKIPKGKFKGKKYE
- the LOC118061717 gene encoding reticulon-like protein B8 isoform X2, whose protein sequence is MPEKITAEKFINNLVETFADTVPKKKSVSFFEEENKSVTSRINRLFGRQKPIHHLLGGGKSADVLLWRNKKISAGVLIGATAIWVLFEWLNYNFLSLVCYAVVLGMLAQFVWTNASGLINRAPSQVPRLVLPKDIFVSIGRSIGSEVNRDLQFLQDVSCGGNLKKFLVVVASLLVAAIIGSWCNFLTVIYIGFVAAHTLPVLYERYDDEVDDFVHMAVDQLQYNYRKLDAGFLSKIPKGKFKGKKYE